The genomic stretch GTAATTCCAGGGCGAATGGTTAAAACTTTTTCAATTTTATTACCATATTTACAGAGTTCTTCAGGAACTAAGGGGCGAGGGCCCACGACACTCATATCTCCTTTGAGAACATTCCAGAATTGGGGAAATTCGTCTAAGCTGGTTAGACGCAGAAATTTTCCAATCCAAGTAATTCTGGGATCATCTCGGAGTTTAAAATTATCTTCAAACTCAGCCCGCATCTCAGGACAATTAGCCATCATAGCTGCCAAAACTTCGTCCGCATCCTGCACCATGGTTCGGAACTTGATGCACTTAAACTTTTTGAAGTTTTTCCCGGCTCTCTCTTGGGCATAAAAGATAGGGCCAGGGGAACTAATGGCAATTAACAATCCTAGTAGCAAATACAAGGGCGAAAAAATAATCAGCACCGATAGGGAAAAGACAATATCAAACGTTCGTTTGGCAACTTTTCCATCTAATATCGCCTGTGACCATGGACTCTGATATCCTCTTTGGGAGAACGAGGGAGGAAAACCCCGTCTCATCAAAGCTTGTAGAGCTTTGACGGAGATAAATTGGCTATTAGCAGTCATCTTACTCCTTCACATCACATCACACCACACATTTGTGATCATAAAGCTAGAAGACGTAAATCATCGCAATTGTGATCACATAAATCGAAAATTTGTTATCGAACTTTTTTGCTTAAAGTCCTGACAACACTGGTCTAAGAAAGTCAAATAGGACGTTTCAAAGATTTTTGGAGTAAATTTTGCCGCTTGTCGGCGACAACTCTCTGGATCAATTTGATGCTGAAACTTTTCAAAAGTTTCAACGGCTTGTTCCAAAGCTTGAGGAGTTTGGGGAGAAAATAAAATTCCTGTCCCCTTGTCTAAGTTTTGACGAATATCGATCACAGTTTCTAGCGCACCACCACCTCCATAAGCAATGACTGGGGTTCCACAAGCCTGGGCTTCCACTAGCGCAATACCAAAGTCTTCACAGGCAGCATAAACAAATGCTTTAGCTTGAGTCATATATTGCTCAACCACGGAATCATCTTGCGCTCCTAGGACTTTGACATTAGACTGAGCCATTTGGCGAATTTTTGGGAGATCAGGCCCGTCACCAATAATAATTAAAGGATAACCTAATTGATTAAAAGCCCGCACGATTAAAGCAATTTTTTTATAACTAACCAATCGGGAAACTGTCACATAAAACTCTTCTTTCTGGGGAGTGAAGGGAAAGCGTTTCAAATCAACAGGTGGATAAATCACTTTCGCTTGACGACGGTAACAACGCCAAATGCGACGGGCGGTATGATGGGAATTGGCGATAAAATAATCAACACGGTTGGCTGAAATGACATCCCATTGACGCAGACTGTGTAAGATATAGCGGGTCAAAATGCCTGGGATACCCTTACCTGCCTGGGAATTATGCAAATAATCAAAGGTTAAGTCCCAGGCGTAGCGCATAGGGGTATGACAGTAACAGATATGAGGTTGATGGGGACTGCTAAGAACCCCTTTGGCCACGGCATGGGAAGAAGACAGAATCACATCATAGTCTCTGAGATCTAATTGTTCGATCGCCAAGGGCAGCAATGGCAAGTATTTTTGTACGCCATTGCGAGCTAAAGGAAAATTTTGTAAAAAGGTACGGCCAATCACACGACCATAAAGATAGCTCTGAGGGTTGGTAGACTCAAAATCAATCAACGCGTATAAATCCGCTTCCAGGTGCTTTAAAATCTCTTTAACCACCAATTCTGACCCCCCTGTGGCTTTTGGGGTCAACCACTCATGCACTAGCGCATATCTCATTACAGTTATTCGTTATTCAGTTAACTCTTGTTAATTGATGATAATGAATAGGGAAAGAACAGGCAACAAAGCTCACTATGCTCTTGCCTGTTTCTTGTTCTCTCTCCCAAAAGTAGTTAAAATTCAAAACTTTCTTCTGCCGTGCCTTCATGAACAGTTTTTACCCATTTTAAGCGTTTAGGACGAATGGACATCCGCATGGTGACACAGGGCATAATAATTAACCAGTGCGTCAGATACAACATTCCTCGTAAACTTTGCCACCATAATTGAAAAATCTCAAAAATGTTGACTTTTTCGGGTTTTTGGCTACGACGTAACCCCGTAAACATTCCCCACAAAGACAGGGATAACATTAAAGCCGTCAAAGGACTTAAGATCGGTAAACGATGACGGGTTATGGCCATAATGAAATCAGGAACCGCCGCAGTGGGTAAAAGATACTGCATTAAAATAAATGAGATCAGATCTAATTTTTTCCGCCATCCCATGGGCTGATTAATAATAAATCGCCAATAATCTAAATAGCGTTGATAACCCCCTTCTGCCCAACGGTTTCGTTGATGCCACAGGGCTTTGGCTGTCGTTACGGCTTCTTCCTCTACGGTAGGATCAGTTAAAAAGCCAATTTTCCAATGATCCAGATGTAAACGCATGGTTAAGTCTAAATCATCGGTAATGGTTTGTTCATTCCATCCCCCACAGCTAATTAAGGCACTACGGCGCACAAATTGACCATTACCCCGTAATTCCCCAATACCTCCTAGGGCAATGCGCTGTTGCTGAAAAAAACTATCTAAAGCCATTTCTGCTGCTTGTCCTTTCGTCCAAAAATTCAGGGCAGCATTAGCAATGCTTTTCCGCACTTGTACGGCCCCCATTTCTTTGGTTTCAAAGAGGGGAACAACCCGTCTTAACAAGTCTTGAGAGACTTTGGCATCAGCATCAAACACAGCGATGATGTCGCCTTGGGTTTTAGAAAATACTTCATTTAAGGCCCCTGACTTGCCTCCTTCTGCCCCCGCAGGACGATGAATAATATTTAATTGGGGATATTGTTGGGCAAGTTGGTCAAGAATTTCTGGGGTTTGATCGGTACTATGGTCATCAATTACCCAAAGATCGTATTTTTCGGTGGGATAGTCTAAACTACAAAGTTGGGTCACTAATTGACGGATGACTGCTTCTTCATTTTTAGCGGCAACTAATAAGGAGACAGAGGGGGCTGAGGCTAAACCTTCATCTGATAAGGGTTCGGCTATGGGTTCAGGTTTGGCGAAGATTAGACGGGAAGCTTGAAGGCTAAATAGGCAGATTAAGCCCAAAACCAGCCAAGTTCCCCAGGCAACTACGTTAAGTCCTAGGGTAACGCCCCAAATAGCCATTAAGACAAAGGCGGCTTTTTGGCGTCTTCCCGATAACCCTTGGAAAAAGTCGCTTCTAAATTCTTCTTCTTCCTCTTCAGGATCAGACCATTCGGATAACAGGGAACTGAGAGGATCTAAATCTGACTCTAGATCGTTGTCTATCCAATATTCTTTTGGCATAATTTAATCAATCGTTAGCTTCATTCGTTTGTTTAATGTTAACAAGAGTGGGCCGTCGCCATTAAGTTCCGTGACGATGGCGCAATTCTTCTCTAAGATGGGAGCAATCACCCATAATATGAACTAAGGGGCCATTTTCGGCTATTTCCACAATGCTCACCCGGGCCACTGACATGGCAATGCGATCGCGGTATCTTCCAATATCAATTCCCAATAAGGAACATAGCATAATGCGGATGGTAGCTTTGTGGGAAACGACCAAGACATGGCCACTCTTGTGAGTACATTCAATTTCTTCGAGAACTTCGGAGCTACGACGGGCGATGTCAATACCTTTTTCCCCACCATTGGGACTATTCCAACCAGGATCAGCTAACCAGCGCACATAATCATCATGAAATTCTCGGTTGACTTGATCAGGGGTTTTTCCTTCCCATTCTCCATAATAAATCTCTTTCAGTCCAGGGCGAAGCTGCATTTGCATTCCCAGTTGATCGCAGAGAGGTTTTGCTGTCTTGATCGCTCGTTGTAAAGGACTACAATAAACCCCTTTCCATTCAATATTTTGATAGAATCTGGCAAAGTCTTCTGCCATTTTTTCCCCGGCTTCCGTAAGTTCAATATCAAGTCTGCCGCAATAGGTTCCGGTTTGACTGGCAGTGGTTTCACCATGTCTAAGAAAGTAAAGTTTTAAGCTCATTGGTTAAGATTATGTAAAGTTAAGAATAAAACATCAATCATTGATTTTTTTAACGGCTTTTTTACATCTTATTTCCTAATGTAACCAAAAAGTTACAAAAAAGGGTGGAACTTATCCATAGTTTAAGTTATATAAATTTATATAAATATACCAAAAATTGTCCAATTTTGCGCCGTATCATCAGGTCAATAGCATCCTAAAATTGGAAAAACTTACCCATGAAACGCCTTATTGTCTGTTGTGATGGGACTTGGCAAGACTTAGAAAGTCCTTATCCAAGTAATGTGGTTAAACTGACTCAAGCAATCAAACCAGTGGCTAGTGACGGCATACCACAGATCATCTTTTACGATGCAGGTATCGGTACCGAAAGCCAAAAGCTTTCAGGAGGTACGGCGGGAGTAGGCATCGACAGAAATATACAAGATGGCTATCGATTTCTCTGTCTTAACTATACACCTGGGGATGAAATTTATCTCTTTGGGTTTAGTCGGGGTGCATACACAGTCAGAAGTTTAGCCGGGATGATTTACTGTTCCGGACTCGTCAAACGACCTTATGTTACTAATGCGGCCGAAGCTTACGAACTGTATCGTAATCGAGAGGTTAAACCGACAGATAATGAAGCCATTCAATACCGTCGAACCTATGGCGATCGCGTTCCCATTACCTTAATCGGTTGCTTTGATACCGTAGGTGCCTTAGGGATTCCCGTTGTCCCACTTTTGAAAATGTTTCAGCCAATGCTTCATCGCCGCTATCGATTCTATGATACAACATTAAATCATGATGTGCAGAATGCGTTACACGCCATGGCGATCGATGAAATCAGGGAAGTTTTTGATGTGACCCCCATGAAAAAACACCCTAAAGCTGAGAATCAACGGGTGATTCAAAAGTGGTTTCCGGGCCATCATGGTTGTGTCGGTGGTGGTACAGAAGAAAACAGAGGGCTATCAGATACAGCTTTAAAATGGATGATTGATTCCATTGGCAATCTGGGATTAGGGCTAGACTTTGATATTAGTGCTATTCCGACAGGAATTCAACCCGATCATCAATGTCCATTTGATAATAATCCAGGATTTTTTAAATTAGCAGGAATCAAATTTCGTGATGTTGG from Crocosphaera sp. UHCC 0190 encodes the following:
- a CDS encoding sugar transferase, whose translation is MTANSQFISVKALQALMRRGFPPSFSQRGYQSPWSQAILDGKVAKRTFDIVFSLSVLIIFSPLYLLLGLLIAISSPGPIFYAQERAGKNFKKFKCIKFRTMVQDADEVLAAMMANCPEMRAEFEDNFKLRDDPRITWIGKFLRLTSLDEFPQFWNVLKGDMSVVGPRPLVPEELCKYGNKIEKVLTIRPGITGLWQVSGRNDIPYPQRVQIDVYYVNYRNWLMDIWIMFKTIGVVIFPKNNGAY
- a CDS encoding glycosyltransferase; this encodes MRYALVHEWLTPKATGGSELVVKEILKHLEADLYALIDFESTNPQSYLYGRVIGRTFLQNFPLARNGVQKYLPLLPLAIEQLDLRDYDVILSSSHAVAKGVLSSPHQPHICYCHTPMRYAWDLTFDYLHNSQAGKGIPGILTRYILHSLRQWDVISANRVDYFIANSHHTARRIWRCYRRQAKVIYPPVDLKRFPFTPQKEEFYVTVSRLVSYKKIALIVRAFNQLGYPLIIIGDGPDLPKIRQMAQSNVKVLGAQDDSVVEQYMTQAKAFVYAACEDFGIALVEAQACGTPVIAYGGGGALETVIDIRQNLDKGTGILFSPQTPQALEQAVETFEKFQHQIDPESCRRQAAKFTPKIFETSYLTFLDQCCQDFKQKSSITNFRFM
- a CDS encoding glycosyltransferase family 2 protein, with protein sequence MPKEYWIDNDLESDLDPLSSLLSEWSDPEEEEEEFRSDFFQGLSGRRQKAAFVLMAIWGVTLGLNVVAWGTWLVLGLICLFSLQASRLIFAKPEPIAEPLSDEGLASAPSVSLLVAAKNEEAVIRQLVTQLCSLDYPTEKYDLWVIDDHSTDQTPEILDQLAQQYPQLNIIHRPAGAEGGKSGALNEVFSKTQGDIIAVFDADAKVSQDLLRRVVPLFETKEMGAVQVRKSIANAALNFWTKGQAAEMALDSFFQQQRIALGGIGELRGNGQFVRRSALISCGGWNEQTITDDLDLTMRLHLDHWKIGFLTDPTVEEEAVTTAKALWHQRNRWAEGGYQRYLDYWRFIINQPMGWRKKLDLISFILMQYLLPTAAVPDFIMAITRHRLPILSPLTALMLSLSLWGMFTGLRRSQKPEKVNIFEIFQLWWQSLRGMLYLTHWLIIMPCVTMRMSIRPKRLKWVKTVHEGTAEESFEF
- a CDS encoding histidine phosphatase family protein, with the protein product MSLKLYFLRHGETTASQTGTYCGRLDIELTEAGEKMAEDFARFYQNIEWKGVYCSPLQRAIKTAKPLCDQLGMQMQLRPGLKEIYYGEWEGKTPDQVNREFHDDYVRWLADPGWNSPNGGEKGIDIARRSSEVLEEIECTHKSGHVLVVSHKATIRIMLCSLLGIDIGRYRDRIAMSVARVSIVEIAENGPLVHIMGDCSHLREELRHRHGT
- a CDS encoding DUF2235 domain-containing protein — its product is MKRLIVCCDGTWQDLESPYPSNVVKLTQAIKPVASDGIPQIIFYDAGIGTESQKLSGGTAGVGIDRNIQDGYRFLCLNYTPGDEIYLFGFSRGAYTVRSLAGMIYCSGLVKRPYVTNAAEAYELYRNREVKPTDNEAIQYRRTYGDRVPITLIGCFDTVGALGIPVVPLLKMFQPMLHRRYRFYDTTLNHDVQNALHAMAIDEIREVFDVTPMKKHPKAENQRVIQKWFPGHHGCVGGGTEENRGLSDTALKWMIDSIGNLGLGLDFDISAIPTGIQPDHQCPFDNNPGFFKLAGIKFRDVGDALEELHDSTIERVKKFSDYRPKNLEKVFHKIEK